A window from Thiosulfatimonas sediminis encodes these proteins:
- a CDS encoding flagellin: MVINSYNSLSTSSYANTQALSSSNQALASGSRINSSADDPSGQAIVTALNTQVTTQDMASRNAVDGISLLQTADGASNSIVERVQRMNELALQASNGTLNATQRNILNQEFQQNLAGINDIAQGTSFNQQNLLNGELNTLDIALGETSATLSLPNLTSDGLGLSGLSIDNPSNAATVLQGLGNVLQNLSQTRSEFGAQQNGLLAQYDNLQSQNVNSQASRSQINDTNFAQAISEQVRLNILQEAQISMQAQGNQSRASVLQLLNP, translated from the coding sequence ATGGTCATCAACAGTTACAACTCCCTAAGCACCTCATCGTATGCCAACACCCAAGCCTTGAGCAGCAGCAATCAAGCCTTGGCGAGTGGCTCGCGGATTAACAGCTCAGCCGACGATCCGAGTGGGCAAGCCATCGTGACGGCGTTAAACACGCAAGTTACCACACAAGATATGGCGAGTCGCAATGCTGTTGACGGAATCTCCTTATTACAAACGGCTGATGGCGCCAGTAACTCAATAGTCGAGCGCGTACAACGCATGAACGAATTGGCCCTTCAAGCGTCAAACGGCACACTAAACGCTACCCAACGCAACATACTCAACCAAGAATTTCAGCAAAATTTAGCCGGTATAAATGACATTGCACAAGGCACGAGTTTTAACCAGCAAAACCTGCTAAACGGCGAACTCAATACCCTTGATATTGCATTAGGCGAAACCTCCGCCACATTAAGTTTACCGAACTTAACTTCAGACGGCCTCGGCCTATCCGGCTTATCAATTGATAACCCAAGCAATGCGGCCACCGTATTACAAGGCTTGGGCAACGTGCTACAAAACTTAAGTCAAACACGCAGCGAATTTGGCGCGCAACAAAACGGCTTACTGGCGCAATATGACAATCTGCAATCGCAAAACGTCAACAGCCAAGCCAGCCGAAGCCAAATTAACGACACCAACTTTGCGCAAGCAATTTCTGAGCAAGTTCGGCTCAATATACTGCAAGAGGCACAAATCAGTATGCAAGCACAAGGAAACCAAAGCCGCGCTTCGGTCTTACAACTGCTAAACCCCTAG
- a CDS encoding P-II family nitrogen regulator yields the protein MKLVVAIIKPFKLDDVREALHSIDVHGMTVTESKGFGRQKGHTEIYRGAEYAIEFLPKLRIEIAVGDDQVESVIEAVSSAAKTGKIGDGKIFVMPLEQAIRIRTEESGDIAL from the coding sequence ATGAAACTGGTTGTTGCAATTATCAAACCTTTTAAACTCGATGACGTCCGTGAAGCCTTACACAGCATTGATGTGCACGGCATGACCGTTACCGAGTCTAAAGGCTTTGGCCGTCAAAAGGGCCACACGGAAATTTATCGTGGTGCGGAATACGCCATCGAATTTCTACCAAAGCTACGTATCGAAATCGCTGTCGGCGATGATCAGGTCGAAAGCGTCATCGAAGCGGTCAGTAGTGCCGCGAAAACAGGAAAAATTGGCGACGGCAAAATTTTTGTAATGCCGCTAGAACAAGCAATTCGTATTCGAACCGAAGAATCGGGCGATATTGCACTGTAA
- a CDS encoding flagellar basal body-associated FliL family protein has product MNKTHIHPWLIGTLLSLSLTLPNTLLAAESEFAQYSPKYKQFEPPAEKIPKYFSMEKNVVNFQGEGKAKFLAIDLKFMSYYPQLVEVEMEHLRPILKNDIDRVLRSQTYTKLNTPDGPDILRQEILTTARAILEKHKLYPDLLQDVYLERFVMQ; this is encoded by the coding sequence ATGAACAAAACTCATATCCATCCTTGGCTTATTGGCACGCTACTGAGCTTAAGCTTAACACTCCCCAATACCTTACTCGCAGCAGAAAGCGAATTTGCGCAATACTCACCCAAATACAAACAATTTGAACCGCCTGCAGAAAAAATCCCCAAATATTTCTCAATGGAAAAAAATGTAGTGAACTTTCAAGGCGAAGGTAAAGCCAAATTCTTAGCGATAGACTTAAAATTTATGAGCTACTATCCACAGCTGGTGGAAGTGGAGATGGAACATCTAAGACCGATTCTGAAAAACGACATCGACCGCGTCTTGCGCAGCCAGACATACACCAAATTGAACACGCCAGACGGACCGGATATTTTACGCCAAGAGATTTTAACCACCGCACGTGCTATTCTCGAAAAACACAAACTCTATCCTGACTTGCTGCAAGACGTTTATCTCGAACGCTTTGTGATGCAATAA
- a CDS encoding TIGR04211 family SH3 domain-containing protein: MTKSQNFKLSRSLQPFAITLGLATLSLVAAPISSATAATAGYTNYVTDSIEVPVRRGPGYKFKISQMLKSGTPIKILEVDKEGWVQVEYTRGSKTSLGWMPSSMLQNEPIAKERLVTQIEKTNQVEEKFNALQLELKTLKERFDTASTELSSIKQEKFEVTQEFERLKSVSSNAVTLDEENKAMKMRLNEVESENAIMREQIDQSEDSIKRQWFLTGGTVLLVGLLLGRFFRAPTKKKRWGEL; this comes from the coding sequence ATGACAAAATCTCAAAACTTTAAGCTTTCCCGCTCCCTGCAACCCTTCGCAATCACGCTTGGCTTAGCGACTCTAAGCCTTGTAGCTGCGCCAATCAGCAGCGCAACAGCGGCAACTGCGGGCTATACCAACTACGTTACCGATTCAATCGAAGTTCCGGTGCGTCGTGGACCGGGGTACAAATTTAAGATTTCACAAATGCTTAAATCCGGCACGCCAATCAAAATATTGGAAGTCGACAAAGAGGGCTGGGTTCAGGTCGAATATACTCGTGGCTCAAAAACCTCGCTCGGCTGGATGCCTTCAAGCATGCTGCAAAACGAACCGATCGCTAAAGAGCGCTTAGTGACGCAGATTGAAAAAACAAATCAAGTGGAAGAAAAATTCAACGCGCTCCAACTGGAACTGAAAACCTTAAAAGAGCGTTTTGATACCGCCAGCACTGAGTTAAGCAGCATCAAACAAGAAAAGTTTGAAGTAACTCAAGAATTTGAACGGTTGAAATCGGTCTCCAGCAATGCGGTGACGCTGGACGAAGAAAACAAAGCGATGAAGATGCGGCTCAATGAAGTAGAAAGCGAAAACGCCATTATGCGCGAACAGATTGACCAGTCAGAAGATTCGATTAAACGCCAGTGGTTCTTAACCGGCGGAACCGTTCTACTGGTGGGTTTACTGCTTGGACGTTTCTTCCGCGCACCAACCAAAAAGAAACGCTGGGGTGAGTTATAA
- a CDS encoding ammonium transporter, with translation MEQILQVSYALDTFYFLMSGALVMWMAAGFAMLEAGMVRTKNTTEILAKNVGLFAIACIMYMLVGYNIMYPGEAVSAYFPGISFLIGGDNAVADVIAGGDDAPYYSGMSDFFFQVVFVATAMSVVSGAVAERMKLMSFFAFAIVFTAFIYPMQGFWKWGGGFLDGLGFLDFAGSGVVHMAGAAAALAGVLLLGARKGKYTAEGESRAIPGANLPLATLGTFILWLGWFGFNGGSELKISNVEEANAVAMIFVNTLMAAAGGVIGALLMSKIKFGKADLTMMLNGALAGLVAITAEPLTPSALEATLIGLVGGIIVVLAILVVDKKFKIDDPVGAISVHGVVGIFGLLAVTFTNPDATIVAQLTGIAVIFAWVFVTSLIVWAIIKAVMGIRISEEDEYIGADQSECGMEAYPEFTK, from the coding sequence ATGGAACAAATATTACAAGTCAGTTATGCCCTAGACACATTTTATTTTTTGATGTCAGGGGCTTTAGTTATGTGGATGGCAGCCGGGTTTGCCATGCTAGAAGCGGGGATGGTGCGTACCAAAAACACCACTGAAATCTTAGCCAAAAACGTCGGGCTTTTTGCCATCGCCTGTATTATGTACATGCTGGTTGGCTACAACATCATGTATCCAGGTGAAGCAGTTTCAGCTTACTTCCCAGGTATCTCGTTCTTGATTGGTGGTGACAATGCTGTCGCTGATGTCATTGCGGGTGGTGATGATGCGCCTTACTATTCAGGTATGTCAGACTTCTTCTTCCAAGTTGTGTTCGTTGCAACGGCGATGTCAGTTGTTTCTGGTGCGGTTGCTGAGCGTATGAAGTTAATGTCATTCTTCGCTTTTGCAATTGTTTTCACTGCATTCATCTATCCAATGCAAGGTTTTTGGAAATGGGGCGGCGGTTTCCTTGATGGTCTAGGTTTCCTTGACTTCGCTGGTTCTGGTGTTGTTCACATGGCAGGTGCGGCGGCGGCTCTAGCAGGTGTACTACTACTAGGTGCTCGTAAAGGGAAATACACAGCGGAAGGCGAGTCTCGCGCTATTCCAGGTGCAAACCTACCTTTAGCAACTCTTGGGACGTTCATTCTATGGCTAGGTTGGTTCGGTTTCAACGGCGGTTCTGAGCTTAAAATCTCAAACGTTGAAGAAGCAAACGCGGTTGCAATGATTTTCGTGAACACTCTTATGGCGGCTGCCGGTGGTGTTATCGGTGCCCTACTGATGTCGAAAATCAAGTTCGGTAAAGCAGACCTAACAATGATGTTAAACGGCGCACTAGCGGGTCTAGTTGCAATCACCGCTGAGCCTCTAACGCCATCGGCTTTAGAAGCAACCTTAATCGGTTTAGTGGGTGGTATTATCGTGGTCCTTGCTATCCTAGTAGTTGACAAGAAATTTAAAATTGACGATCCAGTGGGTGCAATTTCAGTTCACGGTGTTGTCGGTATCTTCGGTCTACTTGCGGTCACATTCACTAACCCTGACGCAACAATTGTTGCACAGTTAACCGGTATTGCAGTGATCTTCGCTTGGGTATTCGTAACCAGCTTGATTGTCTGGGCCATCATCAAAGCAGTGATGGGCATCCGTATCTCAGAAGAAGACGAATACATCGGTGCAGACCAATCTGAGTGTGGTATGGAAGCTTACCCAGAGTTCACAAAATAA
- a CDS encoding class I SAM-dependent methyltransferase, with translation MKFLTEQNFPPIAKALLAQFFAMLLLGLTVFLLAQFVAPPFSDGFLLFLQTAYAVLLTTLFVLPRWWYLIQILLPGGLYLALSAGANPLLALVLFVLLVLVFKNAFLERVPLYLSNQTTRLALAQLARENQLRRFMDLGCGNGLNVRFMAEQPGIDAALGVETAPIPLWIAKLRNLRGGGTVLAQNLWHTSLFDVSLAYAFLSPEPMAKLWQKVLQEMPDQGFFVSNSFAVPSVTPSEIWQLNDRRQTKLYIYKIAEFRGGDLPPSSA, from the coding sequence GTGAAGTTTCTGACAGAGCAAAATTTTCCGCCAATTGCTAAGGCGCTCTTGGCGCAGTTTTTTGCCATGCTATTGTTAGGGTTGACGGTTTTTCTTTTAGCGCAGTTTGTTGCACCACCGTTTTCAGATGGTTTTCTGCTCTTTTTACAGACTGCTTATGCGGTCTTGTTAACCACACTTTTTGTCTTGCCGCGTTGGTGGTATCTGATTCAAATTCTCCTTCCTGGTGGGCTTTATCTTGCCCTGAGTGCTGGCGCAAACCCTTTGCTGGCGCTGGTTTTGTTTGTGTTGTTGGTGCTGGTCTTTAAGAATGCTTTCTTAGAGCGCGTTCCGCTGTATTTAAGTAATCAGACGACTCGTCTGGCTTTGGCGCAGTTAGCTCGAGAAAATCAATTGCGGCGTTTTATGGATTTGGGATGTGGTAATGGTCTTAATGTGCGTTTTATGGCTGAGCAGCCGGGGATTGATGCTGCATTGGGTGTGGAGACTGCGCCAATTCCTCTATGGATAGCAAAGCTACGTAATTTACGCGGTGGCGGCACTGTTTTGGCGCAAAATTTATGGCATACCTCTTTGTTTGATGTTTCGCTGGCCTATGCTTTTCTTTCGCCTGAACCAATGGCTAAATTATGGCAAAAGGTGTTGCAAGAGATGCCGGATCAAGGTTTTTTTGTCTCTAATAGCTTTGCTGTGCCAAGCGTGACGCCAAGTGAAATCTGGCAGTTGAATGATCGGCGTCAAACGAAGCTTTATATTTATAAAATAGCTGAATTTCGAGGAGGTGATTTACCTCCTTCTAGTGCTTAA
- the glnE gene encoding bifunctional [glutamate--ammonia ligase]-adenylyl-L-tyrosine phosphorylase/[glutamate--ammonia-ligase] adenylyltransferase, with protein sequence MKYDLSQIKQWSPYVERNLARYPHLLEAENWQSKFAQGQLYQQVYAVVSSAQSEVELKRHLRQQRNWQMVRIALRDLSGLADLLESMRDISDLADALVNAALDWNYAKLSERFGVPIGEETGEPQKMLVIGMGKLGGQELNFSSDIDLIFAYPERGQTNGRKQISNEEFFIKLGQQMNKSLVEMDGDGFVYRVDMRLRPFGDTGVLAVSFAALEHYYEAHGRAWERYALVKARVMAGDATQAKELFDVLRPFVYRRYIDFSAMDSLRDLKRMISDQVKKKGMQDNIKLGPGGIREIEFIVQAFQLVHGGRDRGLQGRQLLPTLALLVERGFLTSDVAESLQQAYCFLRRAENRLQMWEDMQIHDLPVSAPQQLALAQSMGFDDYAAFLAVLNTHRAFVQAQFGLVFDEQEQDDERGALGQLWQGDLDDDGLLAEFELSDARKQEVLSLLKGFKQSRALQMLSKDAQERLDAVMPILINEALKPEYDKVALSRALAVIEAIVRRSVYLVLLKENPEALKHLLQLCHVSAWLSEMLVKYPALLDQLIDERSLYSPLDAQSLLKEAWSLLEQSDLDEERFMQDLRQWRHAQVFKVAAADVTGNVHIMKVSDYLTWIAEAVLKVTVEFAWRLMRQKSGVPGGLNEASQNPFMVLGYGKLGGIELGYGSDLDIVMLYQGVEPSAQAVSASGRTLDNSLYFVRMGQKVISLITTLMPAGVLYELDTRLRPNGASGMMVVSFDEFVKYQQNKAWTWEHQALVRVRAVVASDAAQRAFNDFKQQFIGQSRDLTVLRTEVADMRRKMQDSLDKSDTELFDLKQGRGGIVDIEFMMQYLVLGYAHRYPDLLTFSDNMRILEAVARNQLLTQQQVADLMDAYQVYRSKYHRLSLQNESALVPLTCYPTQRDAVAGVWQALMVD encoded by the coding sequence ATGAAATACGATTTATCGCAAATTAAACAGTGGAGTCCCTATGTTGAGCGAAATTTAGCTCGCTATCCCCATTTGCTTGAAGCTGAGAATTGGCAGAGTAAATTCGCGCAAGGGCAGTTGTATCAGCAGGTTTATGCGGTCGTCAGCAGTGCGCAGAGTGAAGTGGAGTTAAAGCGTCATTTGCGTCAACAACGTAATTGGCAGATGGTGCGGATTGCGCTACGCGATTTATCTGGTTTGGCGGACTTGCTGGAATCAATGCGCGATATTTCTGATCTTGCGGATGCGCTGGTAAATGCCGCGCTGGATTGGAACTATGCCAAGTTAAGTGAGCGCTTTGGGGTTCCGATTGGGGAGGAAACCGGAGAGCCGCAAAAAATGCTGGTTATCGGCATGGGAAAATTGGGTGGCCAAGAATTGAATTTTTCTTCGGATATCGATTTGATTTTTGCCTATCCAGAACGTGGGCAAACCAATGGACGCAAACAAATTTCTAATGAGGAATTTTTTATCAAGCTTGGCCAGCAGATGAATAAATCTCTGGTGGAAATGGATGGTGATGGTTTTGTGTATCGTGTTGATATGCGTTTGCGTCCATTTGGCGATACCGGTGTTTTAGCGGTCAGTTTTGCTGCTTTGGAGCATTATTATGAGGCGCATGGTCGCGCTTGGGAGCGTTATGCCTTAGTTAAGGCGCGAGTGATGGCTGGTGACGCGACGCAAGCCAAGGAGTTGTTTGATGTATTGCGCCCGTTTGTTTATCGCCGTTATATTGACTTTAGTGCCATGGATTCGTTGCGTGATTTAAAGCGCATGATCAGTGATCAAGTTAAGAAGAAGGGGATGCAAGATAATATCAAGCTTGGACCGGGTGGTATTCGGGAGATTGAATTTATTGTGCAGGCGTTTCAGTTGGTGCATGGCGGGCGTGACCGCGGCTTGCAGGGTCGGCAGTTGTTGCCTACCTTGGCGTTGTTGGTTGAGCGGGGGTTTTTGACTTCTGATGTTGCCGAGTCTTTGCAGCAGGCGTATTGCTTTTTGCGTCGTGCTGAAAATCGTTTGCAGATGTGGGAAGACATGCAGATTCATGATTTGCCGGTGAGTGCGCCGCAACAGTTGGCGTTGGCGCAGAGCATGGGTTTTGATGATTATGCAGCATTTTTGGCTGTGTTAAATACCCACCGTGCTTTTGTGCAAGCCCAGTTTGGGTTGGTATTTGATGAGCAAGAGCAAGATGATGAGCGCGGTGCGTTGGGGCAGTTGTGGCAGGGTGATTTGGATGATGATGGGTTGCTTGCCGAGTTTGAGTTGTCTGATGCGCGCAAACAAGAAGTGTTAAGTTTGCTTAAAGGGTTTAAACAGTCTCGCGCCTTGCAGATGTTAAGCAAAGACGCCCAAGAGCGTTTAGACGCGGTAATGCCGATTCTAATTAATGAGGCTTTAAAACCGGAGTACGACAAAGTTGCTCTTAGTCGTGCCTTGGCGGTGATTGAAGCAATTGTGCGCCGCAGTGTTTATCTGGTGCTATTAAAGGAGAATCCTGAGGCGTTGAAGCATCTGTTACAGCTCTGTCATGTCAGTGCATGGCTGAGTGAGATGCTAGTGAAATATCCTGCGTTGCTTGATCAGTTAATTGATGAGCGCAGCCTGTATTCGCCATTAGACGCGCAATCTCTGCTAAAAGAGGCGTGGAGTCTGTTGGAACAGAGTGATTTGGATGAAGAGCGTTTTATGCAGGATTTACGCCAATGGCGTCACGCTCAAGTGTTTAAGGTTGCGGCCGCAGATGTTACTGGAAATGTCCATATCATGAAAGTGAGTGATTATCTGACCTGGATTGCTGAGGCGGTATTGAAAGTAACGGTTGAGTTTGCTTGGCGTTTGATGCGCCAAAAAAGCGGTGTGCCGGGTGGTTTGAATGAAGCTTCGCAGAACCCTTTTATGGTGCTGGGTTACGGCAAATTAGGCGGCATTGAGTTGGGTTACGGTTCTGATTTGGATATTGTGATGCTTTATCAGGGGGTTGAGCCAAGTGCGCAGGCTGTTTCGGCAAGTGGTCGTACGTTGGACAATTCCTTGTATTTCGTTCGTATGGGACAGAAGGTAATTTCGTTAATTACCACGTTAATGCCGGCCGGTGTGCTCTATGAATTGGATACGCGTTTGCGTCCCAATGGTGCCTCCGGCATGATGGTGGTGAGCTTTGATGAGTTTGTAAAGTATCAGCAAAACAAAGCGTGGACTTGGGAGCATCAGGCTTTGGTGCGGGTGCGCGCAGTGGTTGCCAGTGATGCGGCACAGCGGGCTTTTAACGATTTTAAACAGCAATTTATTGGTCAGTCGCGCGATCTAACGGTGTTGCGAACTGAGGTGGCTGATATGCGTCGTAAGATGCAGGATTCCTTAGATAAGTCAGATACAGAGTTGTTTGATTTAAAGCAAGGCCGTGGCGGGATTGTGGATATTGAGTTTATGATGCAGTATCTGGTTTTGGGGTACGCGCATCGTTATCCTGATTTGCTGACATTCAGTGATAATATGCGAATTTTGGAAGCAGTGGCGCGCAACCAGCTTTTGACTCAACAACAGGTAGCAGATTTGATGGATGCTTATCAGGTGTATCGTTCCAAATACCATCGCCTGTCGTTACAGAATGAAAGTGCTTTAGTGCCATTGACTTGTTATCCAACGCAGCGCGATGCGGTGGCAGGGGTTTGGCAAGCTTTGATGGTTGATTGA
- a CDS encoding valine--tRNA ligase, with product MDKHFDPNAIEIKWYQTWENQGYFKPSYDTSADPYSIMIPPPNVTGSLHMGHAFQDTIMDTLIRFNRMRGKNTLWQPGTDHAGIATQMVVERQLAAQGLSRHDVGREKFIEKVWEWKEESGGTITKQLRRMGASPDWSRERFTMDDGLSDAVKEVFVRLYEEELIYRGKRLVNWDPVLHTAVSDLEVISEEEQGNLWHFNYPLADGSGHLTVATTRPETMLGDQAVAVHPDDERYQHLIGKTISLPLVGREIPIIGDDYVDMTFGTGCVKITPAHDFNDYEMGKRHDLLMLNIFTVDAAINDEAPEKYQGMDRYEARKAIVADLDALGLLDSIKPHTLMVPRGDRSHAVIEPFLTDQWYVAVEALAKPAIDAVKNGDIEFVPKNWENTYFEWMNNIQDWCISRQIWWGHRIPAWYDADGNVYVGRTENEVREKHRISASVELTQDNDVLDTWFSSALWTFSTLGWPEKTPELATFHPTSVLVTGFDIIFFWVARMIMMTLKFTGEVPFKQVYVHGLVRDGEGQKMSKSKGNVLDPIDLIDGIQLEDLVAKRTYGMMQPEKAAKIEKSTRKQFADGIPAFGTDAIRFTFASLASTGRDIRFDLQRAEGYRNFCNKLWNATRYVLMNTEGFDTGVDEQQPVEYSLADRWIVARLQQVISEVQKHLDNYRFDLAANAMYEFTWNEYCDWYLELAKPILNKDSSDAAKRGTRKTLVRVLETLLRLMHPVMPFITEEAWQAVAPLAGKNGNTIMLQPYPEANESLLDSEALAELEWVKAFIIGVRKIRSEMDIAPSKTLPVLLADLNAQDCTWLENNRLFLQTLAKLESIEVLTDESSAPESAVALVGEMKVLIPMGGLIDKEAEMARLGKEIDKLKGEINRLSGKLNNDSFVAKAPEAVVAKEREKLAENQTALNNLEAQYDKISKL from the coding sequence ATGGATAAGCATTTCGACCCTAACGCCATTGAAATTAAGTGGTATCAAACTTGGGAAAACCAAGGTTATTTCAAACCAAGTTACGACACCTCCGCGGATCCGTATAGCATTATGATCCCTCCGCCAAATGTCACCGGTTCCCTTCACATGGGTCATGCCTTCCAAGATACCATTATGGACACACTGATCCGCTTTAATCGTATGCGCGGTAAAAACACCCTTTGGCAACCGGGTACCGACCACGCCGGTATCGCCACGCAAATGGTGGTAGAACGCCAACTGGCTGCACAGGGCTTGTCGCGCCATGATGTCGGCCGCGAAAAGTTCATCGAAAAAGTCTGGGAATGGAAAGAAGAATCCGGCGGAACCATTACCAAACAGCTACGCCGTATGGGCGCGTCTCCGGATTGGAGCCGCGAACGTTTTACGATGGACGACGGTCTATCCGATGCGGTAAAAGAAGTCTTCGTTCGCTTATATGAAGAAGAGCTAATCTATCGCGGCAAACGCCTAGTCAACTGGGATCCGGTACTGCACACCGCGGTTTCCGATCTTGAAGTCATCTCAGAGGAAGAGCAAGGTAATCTTTGGCACTTCAACTACCCATTGGCTGACGGCTCAGGCCACCTAACCGTAGCCACCACACGCCCAGAAACCATGCTCGGTGACCAAGCGGTCGCAGTACACCCAGACGATGAACGCTATCAACACCTGATCGGAAAAACCATCTCCCTCCCTTTGGTGGGCCGCGAAATCCCAATTATCGGTGACGACTATGTCGATATGACATTCGGAACCGGCTGTGTAAAAATCACGCCAGCGCACGATTTCAATGACTATGAGATGGGTAAACGTCACGACCTGCTAATGCTAAACATCTTCACGGTCGATGCCGCCATTAACGACGAAGCACCTGAGAAATACCAAGGCATGGATCGTTACGAAGCGCGTAAAGCAATTGTTGCAGATCTCGACGCACTCGGGCTTTTAGACAGCATTAAACCGCATACCTTGATGGTGCCGCGCGGCGACCGTTCACACGCCGTTATCGAACCCTTCTTAACCGACCAATGGTATGTGGCGGTTGAAGCACTGGCTAAACCGGCAATCGATGCAGTCAAAAACGGCGATATCGAATTTGTCCCGAAAAACTGGGAAAACACCTATTTTGAGTGGATGAACAACATCCAAGACTGGTGTATCTCACGTCAAATCTGGTGGGGACACCGCATCCCTGCTTGGTACGATGCAGACGGTAATGTCTATGTTGGCCGCACCGAAAATGAAGTCCGTGAAAAACACCGTATTTCGGCCAGTGTCGAACTGACCCAAGACAATGACGTCTTAGACACTTGGTTTAGTTCAGCACTTTGGACTTTCTCAACGCTAGGTTGGCCAGAAAAAACACCCGAATTGGCGACTTTCCATCCGACTTCGGTACTGGTTACAGGTTTCGACATCATCTTCTTCTGGGTTGCCCGTATGATTATGATGACCTTGAAATTCACTGGCGAAGTGCCGTTCAAACAAGTATATGTACACGGCTTAGTGCGTGATGGCGAAGGCCAGAAGATGTCCAAATCGAAAGGCAACGTGCTTGATCCAATCGACCTAATTGACGGCATTCAACTGGAAGACCTAGTCGCAAAACGCACCTACGGTATGATGCAGCCAGAAAAAGCCGCGAAAATCGAAAAATCGACTCGCAAACAGTTTGCCGACGGCATTCCTGCATTCGGCACAGATGCGATTCGCTTTACTTTTGCCTCGCTGGCTTCAACTGGTCGAGACATCCGTTTCGATCTGCAACGTGCCGAAGGCTACCGCAACTTCTGTAACAAATTATGGAATGCGACTCGCTACGTCCTAATGAACACCGAAGGCTTTGATACTGGGGTTGACGAACAACAACCAGTAGAATACTCCCTTGCCGACCGCTGGATAGTCGCACGTTTGCAACAAGTCATCAGTGAAGTTCAAAAACACCTAGACAACTATCGCTTTGACTTGGCCGCCAATGCCATGTATGAATTTACTTGGAACGAATACTGCGACTGGTATCTGGAACTGGCCAAACCAATTCTTAACAAAGACTCGTCCGATGCCGCAAAACGCGGTACGCGTAAAACCTTGGTTCGCGTTTTAGAAACTCTATTGCGCTTAATGCACCCAGTCATGCCATTTATTACTGAAGAAGCGTGGCAAGCGGTTGCGCCGCTCGCAGGTAAAAACGGCAATACGATTATGCTGCAACCTTACCCAGAAGCCAATGAAAGCTTGCTAGACAGCGAGGCATTAGCGGAGCTGGAATGGGTTAAAGCCTTTATTATTGGGGTGCGTAAAATCCGCTCCGAAATGGACATTGCGCCAAGCAAAACCTTACCGGTATTACTGGCCGACTTAAATGCACAAGACTGCACTTGGCTGGAAAACAACCGTTTATTCTTGCAAACCTTGGCCAAATTGGAATCCATTGAGGTGCTCACCGATGAGAGCAGTGCGCCAGAATCCGCCGTTGCATTAGTCGGCGAAATGAAAGTCCTTATCCCAATGGGAGGACTGATTGATAAAGAGGCTGAAATGGCACGCCTAGGCAAAGAAATCGACAAATTAAAAGGCGAAATCAACCGTTTAAGTGGCAAACTCAACAACGACAGCTTCGTTGCAAAGGCACCGGAAGCGGTGGTCGCTAAAGAACGCGAAAAATTGGCTGAAAACCAAACCGCTCTAAATAATCTTGAGGCGCAGTATGACAAAATCTCAAAACTTTAA